The following proteins come from a genomic window of Streptomyces sp. NBC_00539:
- a CDS encoding STAS domain-containing protein: MHIRGDHAELVVGGRLDVRSAADARSALHTALDRGHGDLVLDLTGLDSWDATGLGVIMGAHRRAGRSGRRLVLRGVPAQMQRLLVATRLHRILAIEGGLEAESLPRV, encoded by the coding sequence ATGCACATCAGGGGCGACCACGCCGAACTCGTTGTCGGGGGTCGCCTCGACGTGCGCAGCGCGGCGGACGCCCGTTCGGCCCTCCACACGGCCCTCGATCGCGGCCACGGCGACCTCGTGCTCGACCTCACCGGGCTCGACTCCTGGGACGCGACCGGACTCGGCGTCATCATGGGCGCCCACCGGCGGGCGGGCCGCTCCGGGCGCCGTCTCGTGCTGCGCGGGGTGCCCGCGCAGATGCAGCGGCTGCTCGTGGCGACCCGGCTCCACCGGATCCTCGCCATCGAGGGCGGACTGGAAGCGGAATCCCTGCCGCGGGTGTGA
- a CDS encoding 3-hydroxyacyl-CoA dehydrogenase family protein, giving the protein MAGKLAVIGAGLMGSGIAQVSAQAGWDVVLRDVTDAALTRGTDGIKASYDKFVSKGKLTAEDAEAALARITTTTDLDAVADADIVVEAVFEKLEVKHEIFRALDKLVRDDAILASNTSAIPITKIAAVTERPERVVGAHFFSPVPMMQLCELVRGYKTSDETLATTRAFAESVGKTCIVVNRDVAGFVTTRLISALVVEAAKLYESGVATAEDIDIACKLGFGHAMGPLATADLTGVDILLHATSNIYTESQDEKFAPPELMRRMVDAGDFGRKSGQGFYKH; this is encoded by the coding sequence GTGGCTGGGAAGCTCGCCGTCATCGGTGCCGGACTCATGGGTTCCGGGATCGCTCAGGTCTCCGCTCAGGCGGGATGGGACGTCGTCTTGCGCGATGTCACCGATGCCGCGCTGACCCGCGGCACGGACGGGATCAAGGCCTCGTACGACAAGTTCGTCTCCAAGGGCAAGCTGACGGCCGAGGACGCCGAGGCTGCGCTCGCCCGGATCACCACGACCACCGACCTCGACGCGGTCGCGGACGCGGACATCGTCGTCGAGGCCGTCTTCGAGAAGCTCGAAGTCAAGCACGAGATCTTCCGCGCCCTCGACAAGCTGGTGCGCGACGACGCGATCCTGGCGTCCAACACCTCCGCCATCCCGATCACCAAGATCGCCGCGGTGACGGAGCGCCCGGAGCGGGTCGTCGGCGCCCACTTCTTCTCGCCCGTCCCGATGATGCAGCTGTGCGAGCTGGTGCGCGGCTACAAGACCAGCGACGAGACCCTCGCCACCACGCGCGCGTTCGCCGAGTCCGTCGGCAAGACCTGCATCGTCGTCAACCGCGACGTGGCCGGCTTCGTGACGACCCGTCTGATCTCCGCGCTGGTGGTCGAGGCCGCCAAGCTCTACGAATCGGGCGTCGCCACCGCCGAGGACATCGACATCGCCTGCAAGCTGGGCTTCGGGCACGCCATGGGGCCGCTGGCCACCGCAGACCTCACGGGCGTGGACATCCTGCTGCACGCCACCAGCAACATCTACACCGAGTCGCAGGACGAGAAGTTCGCGCCGCCGGAGCTGATGCGCCGGATGGTGGACGCGGGCGACTTCGGCCGCAAGAGCGGGCAGGGCTTCTACAAGCACTGA
- a CDS encoding cob(I)yrinic acid a,c-diamide adenosyltransferase: MVNLTRIYTRTGDKGTTALGDMSRTHKTDLRISAYADANEANAAIGTAIALGGLSGDVVEVLVRVQNDLFDVGADLSTPVVENPQYPPLRVEQFYIDKLEADCDRFNEQLEKLRSFILPGGTPGAALLHQACTVVRRAERSTWAALEVHGEVMNPLTATYLNRLSDLLFILARTANKEVGDVLWVPGGDR, from the coding sequence ATGGTGAACCTCACGCGCATCTACACCCGCACCGGCGACAAGGGCACGACGGCCCTCGGCGACATGAGCCGCACGCACAAGACGGACCTGCGGATCTCCGCGTACGCCGACGCCAACGAGGCCAACGCGGCCATCGGGACGGCCATCGCCCTCGGCGGCCTGTCCGGCGACGTGGTGGAGGTCCTCGTCCGGGTGCAGAACGACCTGTTCGACGTGGGGGCCGATCTGTCCACCCCGGTCGTCGAGAACCCGCAGTACCCTCCACTGCGCGTCGAGCAGTTCTACATCGACAAGCTGGAGGCGGACTGCGACCGCTTCAACGAGCAGCTGGAGAAGCTGCGCAGCTTCATCCTCCCGGGCGGCACCCCCGGCGCGGCCCTCCTCCACCAGGCGTGCACGGTGGTCCGGCGCGCCGAGCGCTCGACGTGGGCGGCGCTGGAGGTGCACGGCGAGGTGATGAACCCCCTCACGGCGACCTACCTCAACCGCCTCTCGGACCTCCTGTTCATCCTGGCCCGCACGGCCAACAAGGAGGTCGGCGACGTCCTCTGGGTCCCGGGCGGGGACCGCTAG
- a CDS encoding glycosyl hydrolase family 18 protein, which produces MSTAPPPRTRLFRRLAATVAAFALPAAGLVALAGPAEAAGSATATYTKVSDWGSGFEGKWTVKNTGTTTLTSWTVEWDYPSGTTVTSAWDATVTGSGTHWTGKNVGWNGTLSPGATISFGFNGAGPGAPSGCKINGASCDGGTTPADSPPSAPGTPTASGVTDTSLTLGWSAATDDKGVKNYDVLRDGAKVATVTGTSYTDSGLTKGTSYSYAVTARDTADQTGPSSGALSVTTTGGGTTPPPTGSTVKLGYFTDWGVYQRNYHVKNLVTSGTASKITHINYAFGNVTGGKCAIGDAYADYQKTYDAASSVDGTADTWDQPVAGNINQLRELKKKYPGIKVLWSFGGWTWSGGFGQAAANPAAFADSCYGLVEDPRWADVFDGIDIDWEYPNACGLSCDTSGAASLKNLLSALRAKFGGSNLVTAAISADGSNGGKLDLADYAGAAQYVDFYNVMTYDFFGAWDAKGPTAPHSPLTSYAGIPIAGFNSEAAITKLKGKGIAGSKLNLGIGFYGRGWTGVTQDAPGGAATGPAPGTYEQGIEDYKVLKGSCPATGTIAGTAYAKCGSNWWSYDTPATIAGKMTWTKQQGLRGAFFWEFSGDTANGELANAIHTGLR; this is translated from the coding sequence TTGAGCACAGCACCCCCACCCCGTACCCGTCTGTTCAGGAGGCTCGCCGCCACGGTGGCCGCCTTCGCCCTGCCGGCCGCGGGACTCGTGGCCCTGGCCGGTCCCGCCGAGGCCGCCGGCTCCGCGACCGCGACGTACACGAAGGTCTCCGACTGGGGCTCCGGCTTCGAGGGCAAGTGGACGGTGAAGAACACCGGCACCACCACCCTGACCAGCTGGACCGTGGAGTGGGACTACCCCTCCGGCACGACGGTCACCTCCGCCTGGGACGCCACCGTCACCGGCTCCGGCACCCACTGGACCGGCAAGAACGTCGGCTGGAACGGCACCCTCTCCCCCGGCGCGACCATCAGCTTCGGCTTCAACGGCGCCGGCCCCGGCGCCCCCTCCGGCTGCAAGATCAACGGTGCGTCATGCGACGGCGGCACGACCCCCGCCGACTCCCCGCCGTCGGCCCCCGGCACCCCCACCGCCAGCGGCGTCACCGACACCTCCCTGACCCTCGGCTGGAGCGCCGCCACCGACGACAAGGGCGTCAAGAACTACGACGTCTTGCGCGACGGAGCCAAGGTCGCGACGGTCACCGGCACCAGCTACACCGACTCCGGCCTGACCAAGGGCACCTCCTACAGCTACGCCGTGACGGCCCGCGACACCGCCGACCAGACCGGCCCCTCCTCCGGCGCCCTCTCCGTCACCACCACCGGCGGCGGCACCACACCCCCACCCACCGGCAGCACGGTCAAGCTCGGCTACTTCACCGACTGGGGCGTCTACCAGCGCAACTACCACGTGAAGAACCTGGTCACCTCCGGCACCGCCTCGAAGATCACGCACATCAACTACGCCTTCGGCAACGTCACCGGCGGCAAGTGCGCGATCGGCGACGCCTACGCCGACTACCAGAAGACGTACGACGCCGCGTCGAGCGTCGACGGCACCGCCGACACCTGGGACCAGCCCGTCGCCGGCAACATCAACCAGCTGCGCGAGCTCAAGAAGAAGTACCCCGGCATCAAGGTGCTGTGGTCCTTCGGCGGCTGGACCTGGTCCGGCGGCTTCGGGCAGGCCGCCGCCAACCCGGCCGCCTTCGCCGACTCCTGCTACGGCCTGGTCGAGGACCCCCGCTGGGCGGACGTCTTCGACGGCATCGACATCGACTGGGAGTACCCGAACGCCTGCGGCCTGTCCTGCGACACCAGCGGCGCCGCCTCCCTCAAGAACCTGCTCTCCGCGCTCCGCGCCAAGTTCGGCGGCAGCAACCTGGTCACCGCCGCCATCTCCGCCGACGGCTCCAACGGCGGCAAGCTCGACCTCGCCGACTACGCGGGCGCGGCCCAGTACGTCGACTTCTACAACGTCATGACGTACGACTTCTTCGGCGCCTGGGACGCCAAGGGCCCGACCGCCCCGCACTCCCCGCTCACCTCCTACGCGGGCATCCCGATCGCCGGTTTCAACTCCGAAGCCGCCATCACCAAGCTCAAGGGCAAGGGCATCGCGGGCTCCAAGCTCAACCTGGGGATCGGCTTCTACGGACGCGGCTGGACCGGCGTCACGCAGGACGCCCCCGGCGGCGCAGCCACCGGTCCCGCCCCCGGCACGTACGAGCAGGGCATCGAGGACTACAAGGTGCTCAAGGGCAGCTGCCCGGCGACCGGCACCATCGCCGGCACCGCCTACGCGAAGTGCGGGAGCAACTGGTGGAGCTACGACACCCCCGCCACCATCGCCGGAAAGATGACCTGGACCAAGCAGCAGGGCCTGCGGGGCGCCTTCTTCTGGGAATTCAGCGGCGACACCGCGAACGGTGAGCTCGCGAACGCCATCCACACCGGTCTGCGGTAA
- a CDS encoding DUF2550 domain-containing protein: MLLALLVSGLVVALVVIGLFVFGLRRRLIQRSGGTFDCSLRWGVADEPDVSGKGWVYGVARYSGDRIEWFRVFSYSPRPRRLLERSSIEVLARRAPEGEEELALLSDAVVLGCSHRGTRLELAMSDDALTGFLAWLEAAPPGQRVNVA, encoded by the coding sequence ATGCTCCTCGCTCTGCTTGTGAGCGGCCTGGTCGTAGCCCTGGTGGTGATCGGGCTATTCGTCTTCGGGCTGCGCCGCAGACTCATCCAGCGGTCCGGGGGGACCTTCGACTGCAGCCTGCGCTGGGGCGTGGCCGACGAGCCCGACGTCTCGGGCAAGGGCTGGGTGTACGGGGTGGCCCGCTACAGCGGTGACCGGATCGAGTGGTTCCGGGTGTTCAGCTACTCGCCGCGGCCGCGCCGGCTGCTGGAGCGTTCCTCCATCGAGGTGCTGGCCCGTCGCGCCCCCGAGGGCGAGGAGGAGCTGGCGCTGCTGTCCGACGCCGTCGTGCTCGGCTGTTCCCACCGGGGGACGCGCCTGGAGCTGGCGATGAGCGACGACGCGCTGACCGGTTTCCTGGCCTGGCTGGAGGCGGCGCCCCCGGGGCAGAGGGTGAACGTGGCCTGA
- a CDS encoding F0F1 ATP synthase subunit epsilon: protein MAAELHVELVAADRNVWSGEATLVVARTTSGDIGVMPGHQPLLGVLESGPVTIRTSEGNTVVVAVHGGFISFADNKLSLLAEIAELADEIDVQRAERALERAKAEADAAAERRADVRLRAVTGH, encoded by the coding sequence TTGGCTGCTGAGCTGCACGTCGAGCTGGTCGCGGCGGACCGCAACGTCTGGTCCGGCGAGGCCACCCTTGTTGTCGCGCGCACCACGTCCGGCGACATCGGCGTCATGCCCGGTCACCAGCCGCTTCTCGGTGTGCTGGAATCGGGCCCGGTGACCATCCGTACCAGCGAGGGCAACACTGTCGTCGTAGCGGTGCACGGCGGATTCATCTCGTTCGCGGACAACAAGCTGTCCCTGCTGGCCGAGATCGCCGAGCTCGCGGACGAGATTGACGTCCAGCGGGCGGAGCGGGCACTGGAGCGCGCGAAGGCGGAGGCCGATGCGGCCGCCGAGCGTCGCGCCGATGTCCGGCTGCGCGCGGTGACGGGGCACTGA
- the atpD gene encoding F0F1 ATP synthase subunit beta has translation MTTTTENAVTAAATGRVARVIGPVVDVEFPVDAMPEIYNALKVQVADPAEDGKLKTLTLEVAQHLGDGLVRTISMQPTDGLVRQAPVTDTGEGITVPVGDFTKGKVFNTLGEVLNYPEANSEVTERWPIHRKAPSFDELESKTEMFETGVKVIDLLTPYVKGGKIGLFGGAGVGKTVLIQEMIYRVANNHDGVSVFAGVGERTREGNDLIEEMGDSGVIDKTALVFGQMDEPPGTRLRVALAGLTMAEYFRDVQKQDVLFFIDNIFRYTQAGSEVSTLLGRMPSAVGYQPNLADEMGLLQERITSTRGHSITSMQAIYVPADDLTDPAPATTFAHLDATTVLSRPISEKGIYPAVDPLDSTSRILDPRYIAADHYAAAMRVKGILQKYKDLQDIIAILGIDELGEEDKLVVHRARRVERFLSQNTHVAKQFTGVDGSDVPLDESITAFNAICDGDYDHFPEQAFFMCGGIEDLKANAKELGVS, from the coding sequence GTGACGACGACTACCGAGAACGCTGTGACGGCCGCTGCCACGGGCCGCGTCGCCCGGGTCATCGGCCCGGTCGTCGACGTGGAGTTCCCCGTCGACGCCATGCCCGAGATCTACAACGCCCTCAAGGTCCAGGTCGCCGACCCGGCCGAGGACGGCAAGCTCAAGACGCTGACCCTGGAAGTCGCCCAGCACCTGGGTGACGGCCTGGTCCGCACGATCTCCATGCAGCCCACCGACGGTCTGGTCCGCCAGGCCCCGGTGACCGACACGGGCGAGGGCATCACCGTCCCCGTCGGCGACTTCACCAAGGGCAAGGTGTTCAACACCCTGGGTGAGGTGCTCAACTACCCGGAGGCCAACTCCGAGGTGACCGAGCGCTGGCCGATCCACCGCAAGGCGCCGAGCTTCGACGAGCTCGAGTCGAAGACCGAGATGTTCGAGACCGGCGTCAAGGTCATCGACCTCCTCACCCCGTACGTCAAGGGTGGAAAGATCGGTCTGTTCGGTGGTGCCGGTGTCGGCAAGACCGTTCTGATCCAGGAAATGATCTACCGCGTCGCCAACAACCACGACGGTGTGTCGGTCTTCGCGGGCGTCGGTGAGCGTACCCGTGAGGGCAACGACCTCATCGAGGAAATGGGCGACTCGGGCGTCATCGACAAGACGGCGCTCGTCTTCGGCCAGATGGACGAGCCCCCGGGCACCCGTCTGCGCGTCGCGCTCGCCGGTCTGACCATGGCGGAGTACTTCCGCGATGTTCAGAAGCAGGACGTGCTCTTCTTCATCGACAACATCTTCCGTTACACCCAGGCCGGTTCCGAGGTCTCCACGCTGCTCGGCCGCATGCCGTCCGCGGTGGGTTACCAGCCGAACCTGGCTGACGAGATGGGTCTGCTGCAGGAGCGCATCACCTCGACCCGCGGTCACTCGATCACCTCGATGCAGGCGATCTACGTCCCCGCGGACGACCTGACCGACCCGGCGCCGGCCACCACCTTCGCCCACCTCGACGCGACGACGGTTCTCTCCCGTCCGATCTCCGAGAAGGGCATCTACCCGGCCGTGGACCCGCTGGACTCGACGTCCCGCATCCTCGACCCGCGGTACATCGCGGCGGACCACTACGCGGCCGCCATGCGTGTCAAGGGGATCCTGCAGAAGTACAAGGACCTCCAGGACATCATCGCGATCCTCGGTATCGACGAGCTGGGCGAGGAGGACAAGCTCGTTGTCCACCGTGCCCGTCGCGTCGAGCGCTTCCTGTCGCAGAACACCCACGTCGCCAAGCAGTTCACCGGCGTGGACGGTTCGGACGTTCCGCTCGACGAGTCGATCACCGCGTTCAACGCGATCTGCGACGGTGACTACGACCACTTCCCCGAGCAGGCGTTCTTCATGTGCGGTGGCATCGAGGACCTCAAGGCCAACGCCAAGGAGCTGGGCGTCTCCTGA
- a CDS encoding F0F1 ATP synthase subunit gamma: protein MGAQLRVYKRRIRAVTATKKITKAMEMIAASRIVKAQRKVAASMPYATELTRAVTAVATGSNTKHALTTEVEAPTRAAVLLITSDRGLAGGYSSNAIKQAERLTERLRAEGKDVDAYIVGRKGVAYYGFRERKIADSWTGFTDSPAYADAKRVAAPLIEAIQTETADGGVDELHIVFTEFVSMMTQNAVDGRMLPLSLAETSAGAQDEAGAKGEILPLFEFEPSAEDVLDALLPRYVESRIYNALLQSAASEHAARRRAMKSATDNAGDLIKSLSRLANAARQAEITQEISEIVGGASAMADATAGSDK, encoded by the coding sequence ATGGGAGCGCAGCTCCGGGTCTACAAGCGTCGCATCCGTGCCGTCACGGCGACCAAGAAGATCACCAAGGCGATGGAGATGATCGCCGCCTCGCGCATCGTCAAGGCGCAGCGCAAGGTGGCGGCATCGATGCCGTATGCGACCGAGCTCACCCGTGCGGTGACCGCGGTGGCGACCGGTTCGAACACCAAGCACGCCCTGACCACCGAGGTCGAGGCGCCGACCCGCGCCGCGGTCCTGCTCATCACGAGCGACCGCGGTCTGGCCGGCGGCTACTCCTCGAACGCCATCAAGCAGGCGGAGCGGCTCACCGAGCGGCTGCGCGCTGAGGGCAAGGACGTCGATGCCTACATCGTCGGCCGCAAGGGTGTCGCCTACTACGGCTTCCGCGAGCGCAAGATCGCGGACTCGTGGACCGGCTTCACCGACAGCCCGGCCTACGCGGACGCCAAGCGCGTCGCCGCGCCGCTGATCGAGGCCATCCAGACGGAGACGGCCGATGGCGGCGTGGACGAGCTGCACATCGTCTTCACGGAATTCGTGTCGATGATGACGCAGAACGCCGTGGACGGCCGGATGCTGCCGCTCAGCCTCGCGGAGACCTCCGCCGGGGCGCAGGACGAGGCCGGCGCGAAGGGCGAGATCCTTCCGCTGTTCGAGTTCGAGCCGTCGGCGGAGGACGTCCTCGACGCCCTGCTGCCGCGCTACGTCGAGAGCCGCATCTACAACGCACTGCTGCAGTCGGCCGCTTCCGAGCACGCCGCCCGCCGCCGTGCGATGAAGTCGGCCACCGACAACGCCGGGGACCTCATCAAGAGCCTCTCCCGGCTTGCCAACGCGGCCCGCCAGGCCGAAATCACCCAGGAAATCAGCGAGATCGTCGGTGGCGCGAGCGCCATGGCTGACGCGACCGCGGGGAGTGACAAGTAA
- the atpA gene encoding F0F1 ATP synthase subunit alpha produces MAELTIRPEEIRDALENFVQSYQPDAASREEVGTVSVAGDGIAKVEGLPSAMANELLKFEDGTLGLALNLEEREIGAIVLGEFSGIEEGQPVQRTGEVLSVGVGEGYLGRVVDPLGNPIDGLGEIATEGRRALELQAPGVMVRKSVHEPMQTGYKAVDAMVPIGRGQRQLIIGDRQTGKTALAVDTIINQRDNWRSGDVNKQVRCIYVAIGQKGSTIASVRGALEEAGALEYTTIVAAPASDPAGFKYLAPYTGSAIGQHWMYAGKHVLIIFDDLSKQADAYRAVSLLLRRPPGREAYPGDVFYLHSRLLERCAKLSDEMGAGSMTGLPIVETKANDVSAFIPTNVISITDGQCFLESDLFNAGQRPALNVGISVSRVGGSAQHKAMKQVSGRLRVDLAQYRELEAFAAFGSDLDAASKASLERGKRMVELLKQGQYQPMPVEEQVVSVWAGTTGKMDDVPVADIRRFESELLEHLRRERKDLLTSIAEGGKMSDDTLTSIADAIAAFKQQFETSDGKLLGEDAPAVNVSK; encoded by the coding sequence ATGGCGGAGCTCACGATCCGGCCGGAGGAGATCCGGGACGCACTGGAGAACTTTGTCCAGTCGTACCAGCCGGACGCGGCCTCGCGCGAGGAGGTCGGAACGGTCAGCGTTGCCGGCGACGGCATCGCGAAGGTGGAGGGTCTGCCCTCCGCCATGGCGAACGAGCTGCTGAAGTTCGAGGACGGCACCCTCGGTCTCGCCCTCAACCTCGAGGAGCGCGAGATCGGTGCGATCGTCCTCGGCGAGTTCAGCGGTATCGAGGAGGGCCAGCCGGTGCAGCGCACCGGTGAGGTTCTCTCCGTAGGTGTCGGCGAGGGCTACCTCGGCCGCGTTGTCGACCCGCTCGGCAACCCGATCGACGGCCTCGGCGAGATCGCGACCGAGGGCCGCCGCGCCCTTGAGCTGCAGGCCCCGGGCGTCATGGTCCGTAAGTCGGTGCACGAGCCCATGCAGACCGGCTACAAGGCCGTCGACGCGATGGTGCCGATCGGCCGTGGCCAGCGTCAGCTGATCATCGGTGACCGTCAGACCGGCAAGACCGCTCTTGCCGTCGACACGATCATCAACCAGCGCGACAACTGGCGCTCGGGCGACGTGAACAAGCAGGTCCGCTGCATCTACGTCGCCATCGGCCAGAAGGGCTCGACCATCGCGTCCGTTCGCGGCGCCCTGGAAGAGGCCGGCGCGCTCGAATACACGACGATCGTCGCCGCCCCGGCGTCCGACCCGGCCGGCTTCAAGTACCTGGCGCCGTACACCGGCTCCGCCATCGGCCAGCACTGGATGTACGCCGGCAAGCACGTCCTGATCATCTTCGACGACCTGTCGAAGCAGGCCGACGCCTACCGCGCCGTCTCGCTGCTGCTGCGCCGCCCGCCGGGCCGTGAGGCCTACCCGGGTGACGTCTTCTACCTGCACTCGCGTCTGCTGGAGCGCTGCGCGAAGCTCTCCGACGAGATGGGTGCCGGTTCGATGACCGGTCTGCCGATCGTCGAGACCAAGGCGAACGACGTGTCGGCGTTCATCCCGACCAACGTCATCTCCATCACCGACGGCCAGTGCTTCCTGGAGTCCGACCTGTTCAACGCGGGCCAGCGCCCGGCGCTGAACGTCGGTATCTCGGTCTCCCGCGTCGGTGGTTCCGCGCAGCACAAGGCCATGAAGCAGGTCTCCGGCCGTCTGCGCGTCGACCTCGCCCAGTACCGCGAGCTGGAGGCGTTCGCCGCCTTCGGTTCCGACCTGGACGCCGCGTCGAAGGCTTCGCTGGAGCGCGGCAAGCGCATGGTCGAGCTGCTCAAGCAGGGCCAGTACCAGCCGATGCCCGTCGAGGAGCAGGTCGTCTCCGTCTGGGCCGGCACCACCGGCAAGATGGACGACGTCCCGGTCGCCGACATCCGTCGCTTCGAGTCCGAGCTGCTGGAGCACCTGCGCCGCGAGCGCAAGGACCTCCTCACCTCGATCGCCGAGGGCGGCAAGATGTCGGATGACACCCTGACGTCGATCGCGGACGCCATCGCTGCCTTCAAGCAGCAGTTCGAGACGTCTGACGGCAAGCTCCTGGGCGAGGACGCTCCGGCCGTCAACGTCTCCAAGTGA
- a CDS encoding F0F1 ATP synthase subunit delta encodes MNGASREALASARERLDALTDNTSVDAVELAGELASVTALLDREVSLRRVITDPAQPGEAKAELVGRLLGGQVSGETLDLVSGMARSRWSQSRDLVDALEELAATADLTAAQRAGALDNVEDELFRFGRIVSSNTELRSALTDRAATAAAKSELLHRLLGGKVNATTERLVIRLATHPRGRSLEAGLESLSTLAAERRNRMVATVTSAVPLSDAQKQRLGAVLAKLYGRQMHLNLDVDPAVLGGISVRVGDEVIDGTIADRLAEASRRMAG; translated from the coding sequence ATGAACGGAGCGAGCCGCGAGGCGCTGGCCTCCGCGCGTGAGCGTCTCGACGCGCTGACGGACAACACGTCCGTCGACGCGGTGGAGCTCGCCGGCGAGCTGGCCTCCGTCACCGCGCTGCTCGACCGTGAGGTCTCGCTGCGTCGGGTCATCACGGACCCGGCGCAGCCCGGCGAGGCCAAGGCCGAGCTGGTGGGCCGCCTGCTGGGAGGCCAGGTGAGCGGGGAAACCCTCGACCTGGTGTCCGGCATGGCCCGGTCCCGCTGGTCGCAGTCGCGTGACCTGGTCGACGCGCTGGAGGAACTGGCGGCCACCGCCGACCTCACGGCGGCCCAGCGTGCGGGTGCGCTCGACAACGTCGAGGACGAGCTGTTCCGGTTCGGCCGGATCGTCTCCTCGAACACCGAGCTGCGCTCCGCGCTGACCGACCGGGCGGCCACCGCCGCCGCCAAGAGCGAGCTGCTGCACCGTCTGCTCGGCGGCAAGGTGAACGCCACCACCGAGCGTCTGGTCATCCGTCTCGCCACCCACCCGCGTGGACGTAGCCTGGAAGCGGGACTGGAGTCCCTTTCCACGCTCGCCGCCGAGCGCCGCAACCGCATGGTCGCCACCGTGACCAGCGCGGTTCCGCTCAGCGACGCGCAGAAGCAGCGTCTCGGCGCGGTGCTGGCCAAGCTGTACGGCCGCCAGATGCACCTGAACCTCGACGTGGACCCGGCGGTCCTCGGCGGGATCTCGGTGCGGGTCGGCGACGAGGTCATCGACGGCACCATCGCGGACCGCCTCGCAGAGGCGTCCCGCCGCATGGCCGGCTGA
- a CDS encoding F0F1 ATP synthase subunit B, translating into MNLLVLAAETENPLVPPIPELVIGLIAFVIVFGFLAKKLLPNINKVLDERREAIEGGIEKAEAAQTEAQSVLEQYKAQLAEARHEAARLRQEALEQGTALKEELRAEGQRQREEIIAAGHAQIAADRKAASQSLRQDVGKLATDLAGKLVGESLEDHARQSRTIDRFLSELEEKAEAAR; encoded by the coding sequence GTGAACCTCCTGGTTCTCGCGGCCGAGACGGAAAACCCGCTCGTTCCGCCGATCCCCGAGCTCGTCATCGGTCTGATCGCCTTCGTCATCGTCTTCGGCTTCCTCGCGAAGAAGCTCCTCCCGAACATCAACAAGGTTCTGGACGAGCGTCGCGAGGCCATCGAGGGCGGTATCGAGAAGGCTGAGGCCGCTCAGACCGAGGCCCAGAGCGTGCTGGAGCAGTACAAGGCCCAGCTCGCCGAAGCCCGGCACGAGGCCGCGCGCCTGCGCCAGGAAGCGCTGGAGCAGGGCACTGCGCTCAAGGAAGAACTGCGCGCAGAGGGCCAGCGGCAGCGTGAGGAGATCATCGCTGCCGGCCACGCCCAGATCGCGGCCGACCGCAAGGCTGCCTCGCAGTCGCTGCGTCAGGACGTGGGCAAGCTCGCCACCGACCTGGCCGGAAAGCTCGTCGGCGAGTCCCTCGAGGACCACGCCCGGCAGAGCCGCACGATCGACCGTTTCCTCAGCGAGCTTGAGGAGAAGGCCGAGGCCGCGCGATGA
- a CDS encoding ATP synthase subunit C produces the protein MSQILAAAEGVTGSLSSVGYGLAAIGPGVGVGIIFGNGTQALARQPEAAGLIRANQILGFAFCEALALIGLVMPFVYS, from the coding sequence ATGTCCCAGATCCTTGCTGCCGCCGAAGGCGTCACCGGTTCCCTCAGCTCCGTCGGTTACGGCCTCGCGGCCATCGGCCCGGGCGTCGGCGTCGGCATCATCTTCGGTAACGGCACGCAGGCTCTCGCCCGTCAGCCCGAGGCTGCCGGTCTGATCCGCGCCAACCAGATCCTCGGCTTCGCCTTCTGTGAGGCGCTCGCCCTCATCGGTCTGGTCATGCCGTTCGTCTACAGCTGA